The proteins below come from a single Methanospirillum lacunae genomic window:
- a CDS encoding dipeptidase — protein MISQTISTIIGGVIIHHKTRLISFFLILMFICYPSLACTNFIVTKGASVDGSVFVAHSNDGFGAGVVGPAVENEMTEMIYVPPADHPPGSMRAVRYDPNSGSDEPSGEKTLETDLVAYIPEVSHTYGYYTGSYGIVNEHQLMLAECTDYTKVQPSFDKNKSIFYSSELSNIAAERTTTARDAVKLIGSLIDTYGFYGTGETLPIADPNEAWVIEISGGTPDGKGGLWVAQKIPDGTVFVAANTFRIRDVDPNNPDILYSKNLFPSAIANGWYSPSQGKLDWLKVVSGGEYSHPYYSLSRIWSIYNRVAPSLNLSPFVSDTYTRDYPFSVKPDKPLNLSDAFSLYRDHYEGTVFDLTKGEAAGPFGNPYRWRGTFDAHDLLYPGEIKPGSWPRPISETFTGYSYVIQGRSWLSDPVGCVVWFGFGPQSETVYMPFYAGGTAVPPSFVGTNRTEFNRSSAYWTFNFVANWATINYRLISADIKEAQQKIEKSEQEKQSEIEKKAVTILQTNGTAACSEYLTNYSLTNSQKVQSDWWNLSDSLVAKYSNLMVTNLSTGSSTNVGYPDWWLEKTGYQYGPRIYDYQGLEKTQGLVYVNKTVNATPGNELMYIKTTQKTGDISKKY, from the coding sequence ATGATATCCCAAACCATATCCACGATTATCGGAGGAGTAATAATTCACCATAAAACCCGGCTTATTAGTTTTTTTCTGATTCTGATGTTTATCTGCTACCCGTCGCTAGCTTGTACTAATTTTATTGTTACAAAAGGAGCATCGGTAGATGGTTCTGTCTTTGTTGCTCATTCAAATGACGGGTTTGGAGCGGGAGTTGTCGGACCTGCGGTTGAAAACGAGATGACAGAGATGATATATGTCCCACCTGCAGATCATCCCCCGGGATCTATGAGGGCAGTTAGGTATGACCCGAATTCAGGATCAGATGAGCCAAGTGGCGAAAAAACTCTTGAGACTGATCTTGTTGCTTACATACCTGAAGTAAGCCATACGTATGGATATTATACCGGGTCTTATGGGATCGTGAATGAACACCAACTCATGCTTGCCGAATGCACTGATTATACCAAAGTTCAACCATCGTTCGATAAAAACAAAAGTATATTTTACAGTTCTGAACTATCCAACATTGCAGCTGAGAGGACAACCACTGCCAGAGATGCTGTAAAACTCATCGGTAGTCTGATCGACACATACGGATTTTATGGAACTGGAGAAACCCTGCCCATTGCAGATCCCAATGAAGCATGGGTGATCGAGATATCGGGAGGAACTCCTGATGGAAAGGGGGGTCTCTGGGTTGCACAAAAAATACCCGATGGCACAGTCTTTGTGGCTGCGAACACTTTCAGGATCAGGGATGTAGATCCAAACAATCCGGATATACTTTATTCAAAGAACCTCTTCCCGTCTGCCATTGCAAATGGATGGTATAGTCCGTCTCAAGGAAAACTCGACTGGCTCAAGGTTGTCAGTGGTGGTGAATATTCCCATCCCTACTACTCGCTTTCCCGGATTTGGAGCATCTACAACCGGGTTGCACCATCACTAAATCTCAGCCCCTTTGTATCAGATACGTACACACGGGATTATCCGTTCTCAGTAAAACCTGACAAACCACTCAATCTCTCTGATGCTTTTTCACTCTACCGTGATCATTATGAAGGAACAGTCTTCGATCTCACAAAAGGAGAGGCAGCCGGTCCCTTCGGCAATCCGTACCGGTGGAGAGGAACGTTTGACGCTCATGATCTCCTCTACCCCGGAGAGATCAAGCCCGGATCCTGGCCACGACCAATCTCTGAGACGTTCACCGGGTACAGCTATGTAATCCAGGGACGGAGCTGGCTTTCTGATCCTGTTGGCTGTGTTGTATGGTTCGGTTTTGGTCCACAATCAGAAACAGTATATATGCCGTTTTATGCCGGAGGAACTGCAGTCCCTCCGTCGTTTGTTGGAACCAACCGGACAGAGTTCAACCGGAGTTCAGCATACTGGACCTTTAACTTTGTTGCTAACTGGGCAACAATAAACTACCGTCTCATAAGTGCTGACATAAAAGAGGCTCAGCAGAAGATAGAGAAGAGCGAACAGGAGAAACAGTCAGAAATCGAGAAAAAAGCAGTAACCATTCTCCAGACTAATGGAACCGCCGCCTGTAGCGAGTACTTGACGAATTACAGTCTGACTAACAGCCAGAAGGTTCAATCAGACTGGTGGAATCTCTCTGATTCCCTTGTTGCTAAATACAGTAACCTGATGGTCACTAACCTCTCGACTGGATCCAGCACAAATGTCGGATATCCGGACTGGTGGCTTGAAAAGACCGGATACCAGTATGGTCCGAGAATTTACGATTACCAGGGTCTGGAAAAGACACAGGGGCTTGTCTATGTCAATAAGACCGTAAATGCAACCCCTGGCAATGAACTCATGTACATCAAAACAACTCAGAAAACGGGAGATATATCAAAGAAATATTAA
- a CDS encoding DUF6398 domain-containing protein has protein sequence MTKYPHAQSIIQPPTSPGSCFICKKKVSGDTIEEHLLSCLPLLHWLKGDEPSFLIQIVCKYNKKFWLTVLTSPTATLKDLDSFIRDVWVECCGHLSDFEIGRVFFSGDGNDEDMHVYIKDVLQPGDECLYRYDFGSTTILRVTVLRIVPVIPPDRHIVLLGQNSRAHHVCMDCKGEADYAYKKDRAAKTQYFCSSCLERNDIDDEYCSYLTNSPRAGVCGCTKGDEDGVPWYPDSTERKNLHSNKQKTSVRRFKREDLYSVRRDPLVDLLLKMKVITDDEISKPVKNLKNNPDPFPKTIPDSIITRYSQIHILCVDFCNHHPELDLEKPVLDLLSLVARIPDTMKLLERGTEASMASGFIYAIGQMKGLFTRGKEKGLKSHDIGDAFKVKGDVPKSRAYLIRTELRRVKREWNEEYTGTIFDGQVGEDWVELMDEWVGDGWNGMRKPAW, from the coding sequence ATGACCAAGTATCCACACGCTCAAAGTATAATTCAACCTCCCACTTCTCCGGGCTCGTGTTTTATCTGTAAAAAAAAAGTATCAGGAGATACTATTGAGGAACACCTGTTATCCTGTCTCCCATTATTGCACTGGCTAAAAGGAGATGAACCATCATTTCTGATTCAGATCGTATGTAAGTACAATAAAAAGTTCTGGCTCACGGTCCTGACTTCACCCACAGCAACACTCAAAGATTTGGATTCTTTTATCAGGGATGTATGGGTAGAATGCTGTGGCCACCTTTCTGATTTTGAAATCGGCAGGGTGTTTTTCTCAGGTGATGGGAATGATGAGGATATGCATGTGTATATTAAAGATGTCCTACAGCCGGGAGATGAATGTCTCTATCGGTATGATTTCGGATCAACGACAATATTGCGTGTAACTGTTCTGAGAATTGTTCCTGTTATTCCTCCTGATCGCCATATTGTTCTTCTTGGACAGAACAGCAGAGCACATCATGTCTGCATGGATTGTAAAGGAGAAGCAGATTATGCATACAAAAAGGACAGGGCTGCAAAAACACAGTACTTCTGTTCTTCCTGTCTTGAAAGGAACGACATTGATGATGAGTACTGTTCATACCTGACTAATTCTCCCAGAGCCGGTGTATGTGGCTGTACTAAAGGGGATGAGGATGGAGTTCCTTGGTATCCCGATAGTACAGAAAGAAAAAATCTTCACTCAAACAAACAGAAAACATCTGTCCGGAGGTTTAAACGCGAAGACCTCTATTCAGTAAGAAGAGATCCGTTAGTAGATCTACTCCTGAAAATGAAAGTTATCACAGATGATGAAATCTCTAAGCCTGTGAAAAATTTGAAGAACAATCCAGATCCGTTCCCGAAAACAATCCCTGATAGTATTATCACACGATATTCTCAAATCCATATTCTCTGCGTCGATTTCTGTAACCACCATCCTGAACTGGATCTGGAAAAACCTGTATTAGATCTCCTGTCCCTGGTTGCCCGTATTCCGGATACCATGAAGTTGTTAGAAAGGGGAACTGAAGCTTCAATGGCATCAGGGTTTATTTATGCAATAGGGCAGATGAAAGGTCTCTTTACCAGGGGGAAAGAAAAAGGTCTCAAATCACACGATATAGGTGATGCTTTTAAAGTCAAGGGCGATGTCCCGAAAAGCAGGGCATATCTTATCCGCACAGAACTGAGGAGAGTTAAAAGGGAATGGAACGAGGAATATACCGGTACGATATTTGATGGACAGGTGGGCGAAGACTGGGTAGAACTCATGGACGAATGGGTAGGAGACGGATGGAATGGGATGCGAAAACCCGCCTGGTGA
- a CDS encoding UPF0158 family protein: MMIDEKKRNGIPVHLSIDDVAEALDNCTYDTRYILDLEKQEIIELSENMISDDEIQDVFEEIDEDETGRYIPFPIRTDSRDGYADMQLFIETIEDQLIRNEAVQTITGSGAFRRFKDFIRFYPELEKRWFTWKDERASLRALEWLEEEGLILKKDD, from the coding sequence ATGATGATAGATGAGAAAAAAAGAAACGGTATACCTGTTCATCTTTCGATAGATGATGTAGCAGAAGCGCTGGATAATTGTACCTATGATACCCGGTACATCCTTGACCTGGAAAAGCAGGAGATCATTGAATTATCCGAAAATATGATCTCCGATGACGAAATTCAGGATGTTTTTGAAGAGATAGATGAAGATGAAACCGGTAGATATATTCCATTTCCCATCCGGACTGATTCAAGAGATGGGTATGCAGATATGCAACTCTTCATTGAAACTATTGAAGATCAACTCATTAGAAATGAGGCTGTTCAAACTATCACAGGGTCTGGGGCATTTAGAAGATTCAAAGATTTTATCAGGTTTTATCCTGAATTAGAGAAAAGGTGGTTCACCTGGAAAGACGAGCGTGCCAGTCTTCGTGCTCTGGAATGGCTGGAGGAAGAAGGACTGATACTGAAAAAGGATGATTGA
- a CDS encoding ATP-dependent nuclease has product MKLRHLHIQNFRGINNLELELSNTNVLVGENNSGKTAVLDALRLSLRGVRSRRGCIFTAYDFHLSDSSSDPTTAPPIVIKLLFREDEAGEWDDELVARLNRIKIAQIDKNGLTSVIFKVDARFDPVQQDFVQNWEFLNLDGAVLTNINDSAISILQNEVSYYYLAALRDATKHFDPKGTYWRPFLKESELTEENKNEIEKKLAEINELIISSHGSFDKVIEKLKEVQQVVPMKGGDNLVSVDAIPSRLFDMLERAQVNINTGTGAKIPVARHGEGTQSLAVLTLFNAFLQSWNNGEPFVALEEPESHLHPCAIRALWRLIERIPGQKIISTHSGDLLSEVPPESIIRLYRKSNCVTSGRIKDAKLDQKKLRQFNYHIRTTRGELLFSRCWILGEGESEVTLFPELARTAGNCIEKYGIRCIGYRQSDISLFIQVADAMGIHWIALTDNDGQGKSDQEKIRKALESRNGDVVHFSMPEDDIEQHLCVSGFSHVYESFLTKESLANISANPTDPEYYSQLTKAVSKHKISAIHKVIEEIQGGAIAPELLMNTLKAAIRCAEIP; this is encoded by the coding sequence ATGAAACTACGTCATCTTCACATTCAAAATTTTCGCGGGATTAATAACCTTGAACTTGAACTTTCAAATACTAATGTTCTGGTAGGTGAGAATAATTCTGGAAAAACAGCCGTACTTGATGCTTTAAGGTTATCATTAAGAGGAGTTCGGTCTCGACGTGGATGCATATTCACTGCTTATGATTTTCATCTTTCTGATTCTTCTTCTGATCCCACCACAGCCCCACCAATAGTTATAAAACTTCTTTTCCGAGAGGATGAGGCAGGAGAATGGGATGATGAATTGGTGGCTCGTTTAAATCGCATTAAAATTGCCCAAATTGATAAAAATGGTCTCACATCTGTGATATTTAAAGTAGATGCGAGATTTGATCCGGTCCAACAGGATTTTGTTCAAAATTGGGAATTTCTAAATTTAGATGGTGCAGTACTTACAAATATCAATGATTCAGCAATATCTATCCTTCAAAATGAAGTATCATATTATTATTTAGCTGCTCTTCGAGACGCGACTAAACATTTTGATCCAAAAGGTACTTATTGGCGGCCTTTTTTAAAAGAATCAGAGTTAACTGAAGAAAACAAAAATGAGATAGAAAAAAAACTTGCGGAAATAAATGAATTAATTATTTCATCACATGGAAGTTTCGATAAGGTCATAGAAAAGCTAAAAGAGGTGCAACAAGTGGTACCAATGAAAGGAGGAGACAATTTAGTATCAGTTGATGCAATTCCGAGTCGCCTCTTTGATATGCTTGAAAGAGCACAAGTAAATATAAATACAGGAACTGGAGCAAAGATACCAGTTGCTCGTCACGGAGAAGGAACTCAAAGTCTTGCAGTACTGACATTATTTAATGCATTTTTACAATCTTGGAATAACGGAGAACCATTTGTTGCATTAGAAGAACCAGAGAGTCATTTACATCCTTGTGCGATTCGTGCCCTTTGGAGACTAATTGAACGAATACCAGGTCAAAAGATCATTTCTACGCATAGTGGGGATTTACTATCAGAAGTGCCACCTGAAAGTATCATCCGTTTATACCGTAAATCAAATTGTGTAACATCGGGAAGAATAAAAGATGCAAAATTAGATCAAAAAAAATTGAGACAATTCAATTACCACATTCGCACTACAAGAGGGGAACTCCTTTTCTCCAGATGCTGGATTTTGGGAGAGGGTGAAAGTGAGGTGACATTATTTCCAGAGTTGGCTCGTACCGCAGGAAATTGTATAGAAAAATATGGAATCAGGTGCATTGGGTATAGACAATCGGATATTAGTCTATTTATTCAGGTGGCTGATGCTATGGGTATTCACTGGATTGCCTTAACAGATAACGACGGACAGGGAAAATCAGATCAGGAAAAAATTCGCAAAGCACTTGAATCAAGAAATGGAGATGTTGTTCATTTTTCTATGCCTGAAGATGATATTGAGCAACACCTATGTGTTTCTGGGTTTTCCCATGTATATGAAAGTTTTCTAACTAAAGAATCACTTGCAAATATATCTGCAAATCCTACTGATCCCGAATACTATTCACAACTAACCAAAGCGGTATCAAAACACAAAATTTCAGCAATCCACAAAGTAATTGAGGAAATTCAGGGAGGAGCAATTGCCCCAGAATTACTGATGAATACACTTAAAGCAGCAATAAGATGTGCGGAAATTCCATGA
- a CDS encoding ATP-dependent helicase, which produces MNFNNYSLNENQQRAVDWNEGPLLVLAGPGSGKTLVLTLRATRLLQDNFQASVLALTFTNKAADEMRRRIDEIMGERADRIHLCTFHSFAGDILRQHGSHVGIQPDFSLLTLEEDRIALLDFLLSEKPSHYYEYREYSEKFQLLKEKLKNYTASIPADHHNLLVLLDRLFADSYNCEFKTSITVKTPSWIPIFFEAYCQLLIEHNRLDYGGLLYFAKKLLSENKGVLRITRLAWKYICVDEFQDTNRAQYDLLHLLVDSDNPNLFVVADDDQIIYQWNGASPERLQVLLEDYEMGIVQLPENYRCPSIIIKYANHLIRHNHIRNKYKKPLISLKSNDKSDFVTIQEYSDEYEEYSAISKIIIKNDWNVDECVVLARSGKILEKTAQSLVLNGFTPYYPRRKNEFECSSIRLIYAALRLANTRHDREYLRRLCLEWKNFTERIIEVVDVEAEAALCGGDFLRAWIDIALNEVTCDSHKVLLQKFRQYLVDRLLVIEFLDWFWSIKWSDDPLETEEKETWIDLHNEVIREHSLENITLHLYLQELDLKSKICLQTPGSLSLLTVHAAKGLEYKHVFLIGMVEGIFPSYHAVRKGPICREMEEERRNCFVAITRVKETLCISWAKNYDGYSGKNPSRFIKEMDFLIENDS; this is translated from the coding sequence ATGAATTTCAATAATTACTCCCTTAATGAGAATCAACAACGAGCAGTTGACTGGAATGAGGGGCCCTTGTTAGTACTCGCAGGGCCAGGATCTGGGAAGACTCTTGTCCTCACGTTAAGGGCAACTCGTCTTCTCCAAGACAATTTTCAAGCCAGTGTTTTGGCTCTTACCTTCACAAATAAAGCAGCAGATGAGATGCGACGTCGCATAGATGAGATTATGGGAGAAAGAGCGGATAGGATCCATCTTTGTACTTTCCATTCCTTTGCAGGAGATATTCTTCGTCAACATGGTAGCCATGTGGGCATTCAACCCGATTTTTCACTCTTAACCCTTGAAGAGGATCGTATTGCATTGTTAGATTTTTTACTTTCTGAGAAGCCTTCACATTATTATGAGTACCGTGAATACAGCGAAAAATTCCAATTATTGAAGGAAAAATTAAAAAACTATACCGCTTCTATTCCAGCAGATCATCATAATCTTCTCGTCTTATTAGACCGGTTATTTGCTGACTCGTATAATTGTGAGTTTAAGACATCTATAACAGTAAAAACCCCATCATGGATACCAATTTTTTTTGAAGCATACTGTCAGTTGCTTATAGAGCATAATAGACTTGATTATGGCGGACTTCTGTATTTTGCAAAAAAATTATTATCAGAAAATAAAGGTGTACTCCGAATAACACGTTTGGCATGGAAATATATTTGTGTAGACGAATTCCAAGACACAAATCGTGCCCAATACGATCTTCTTCATCTTCTTGTCGACAGCGATAATCCAAATCTCTTTGTTGTTGCCGATGATGATCAAATCATATATCAATGGAATGGGGCAAGTCCAGAAAGATTGCAAGTATTATTGGAAGATTATGAGATGGGAATTGTTCAATTACCTGAAAACTATCGTTGCCCTTCAATTATTATCAAATATGCAAATCATTTAATTAGACACAACCACATAAGAAACAAATACAAAAAACCATTAATTTCACTTAAATCTAATGACAAATCTGACTTTGTAACAATACAGGAATACTCAGACGAATATGAGGAATATTCTGCAATATCTAAAATAATTATAAAAAATGATTGGAATGTGGATGAATGTGTTGTTTTAGCACGTTCTGGAAAAATATTAGAAAAAACGGCTCAATCATTAGTTCTCAATGGTTTTACTCCTTATTATCCTCGACGTAAGAATGAATTTGAATGTTCATCGATTAGATTAATATATGCTGCTTTACGTCTAGCAAATACACGACATGACAGAGAATATTTACGTAGATTATGTTTAGAGTGGAAAAATTTTACTGAAAGAATAATAGAAGTCGTAGATGTTGAAGCAGAGGCAGCTCTATGTGGAGGGGATTTTTTACGTGCATGGATTGATATAGCCCTGAATGAAGTAACATGCGACTCTCATAAGGTGTTATTACAAAAATTTCGTCAATATTTAGTTGATCGCTTACTTGTAATAGAATTTTTAGATTGGTTTTGGAGTATTAAATGGTCAGACGATCCCCTTGAAACAGAAGAGAAAGAAACATGGATTGATTTGCATAACGAGGTAATACGAGAGCATTCTTTAGAAAATATTACACTTCACTTATATCTTCAAGAATTAGATTTAAAATCTAAAATTTGCTTACAGACCCCTGGCTCACTCTCTTTGCTTACAGTTCATGCAGCAAAAGGACTTGAATATAAGCATGTCTTCTTGATTGGGATGGTAGAAGGAATATTCCCATCGTATCATGCGGTGAGGAAAGGACCTATTTGTCGTGAAATGGAAGAAGAGAGACGAAATTGTTTTGTTGCAATAACAAGAGTAAAAGAAACATTGTGTATTAGTTGGGCGAAGAATTATGATGGTTATAGTGGGAAAAACCCATCTCGATTCATTAAAGAAATGGATTTTCTAATAGAAAATGATTCCTAA
- a CDS encoding RNA-binding domain-containing protein, whose protein sequence is MIPNSLLSQISLGEDSHRQFKQNITNTDSLAAEMAAFANTDGGVIYIGVADDGSIAGLTTSDVTRINQLISNTASQNIKSPLTVKTENVSIGNDRVVIILSIPKGQDKPYFDRNGIIWLKTGADKRKINSREELCRLFQSVDRFHADELPTKAGIDKLDKLRFREFLQKTYKIPFPDTQDDLRTLLQNMNLATEEGMLNLAGVLLFTERPEWIKPQFIIKAVRYPGNAIHVSEYLDTEDFTGPLPRIFIDTLAFIMRNLHKVQAGRGINAPGLPEIPEVVCEELLVNALMHRDYLINAPIRIFVFDNRIEIISPGSLPNNLTVEKILKGNSNIRNPILVSFIAKGLLPYRGLGSGIKRALEDWPDIDFTDDRDGCLFTATIHRKELISSEESREEQESSEKSSEKSSEKIIALMREEPGLSAKEIANRLELTSRAIEKQIATLKKSGKIQRMGPAKGGHWEVID, encoded by the coding sequence ATGATTCCTAACTCCCTCCTCTCCCAAATCTCTCTCGGCGAAGACAGTCACCGCCAGTTCAAACAAAATATAACCAACACGGATTCCCTGGCAGCAGAGATGGCAGCTTTTGCAAATACAGATGGAGGAGTTATTTATATAGGAGTCGCTGATGATGGTTCAATCGCCGGCCTAACCACTTCAGATGTAACCAGGATCAACCAGCTCATAAGTAACACTGCTTCACAAAATATTAAAAGCCCGTTAACCGTCAAAACGGAGAACGTCTCAATTGGGAATGATCGGGTTGTCATCATTCTCTCAATACCCAAGGGACAGGATAAACCGTACTTTGACCGGAATGGTATCATCTGGCTTAAGACCGGGGCTGATAAACGAAAAATAAACTCCCGAGAAGAACTCTGTCGCCTCTTTCAGAGTGTAGACCGGTTCCATGCCGATGAATTGCCCACAAAAGCAGGTATCGATAAACTGGACAAACTCCGATTTCGAGAATTTCTTCAAAAAACCTACAAAATTCCCTTCCCTGATACCCAGGATGATCTTCGGACCCTGCTCCAGAATATGAATCTGGCAACCGAAGAAGGGATGCTCAACCTTGCCGGAGTTCTTCTCTTCACCGAACGCCCTGAATGGATAAAACCTCAGTTCATTATCAAAGCAGTGAGGTATCCGGGAAATGCTATTCACGTAAGCGAATACCTTGACACAGAAGACTTCACCGGACCACTCCCCCGGATATTTATCGATACCTTGGCATTTATCATGAGAAATCTTCACAAGGTACAGGCTGGAAGAGGAATCAACGCCCCTGGCCTGCCTGAAATACCAGAAGTTGTTTGTGAAGAACTCCTGGTTAATGCCCTCATGCACCGGGATTACCTGATTAATGCCCCAATACGGATATTCGTCTTCGACAACCGTATTGAGATCATCAGCCCGGGATCCCTGCCAAACAACCTGACCGTCGAGAAGATCCTGAAAGGGAACTCCAATATCAGAAACCCAATTCTTGTCTCGTTCATAGCAAAAGGACTACTTCCTTACCGGGGACTTGGCTCCGGCATCAAACGTGCTCTGGAAGACTGGCCTGATATCGACTTTACCGATGACCGGGATGGATGCCTCTTCACCGCTACTATTCACCGAAAAGAGTTGATTAGTTCGGAGGAATCACGCGAAGAGCAAGAAAGTTCGGAGAAAAGTTCGGAGAAAAGTTCGGAGAAAATTATTGCTCTCATGAGAGAAGAGCCTGGATTGTCAGCTAAGGAGATTGCAAACCGGCTTGAACTGACATCCCGGGCAATTGAAAAGCAGATTGCAACTCTGAAAAAGAGCGGAAAAATTCAAAGGATGGGTCCGGCCAAAGGAGGGCACTGGGAGGTAATTGATTGA
- a CDS encoding class I SAM-dependent methyltransferase translates to MIDNTTSHPASLYDKNITSTIPYYQEIQEEILAFIESIDIKPVSWLDTGCGTGTLVSRALCRFPDTTFTIADPSAEMLKQAEIKLSHDRVRILGQCKTEDLDTRTRFDIITAIQCHHYLDTETRKQAVEKCFSLLKQGGLYITSENIRPLSQEGERNGLLYWGKFQERAGKNCEEVKAHLARFDKEYHPITIPEHLDLYRAAGFEIVEILWYSYMQCAFYAIKPRIR, encoded by the coding sequence ATGATTGACAATACTACTTCTCATCCAGCAAGTCTTTATGACAAGAATATCACATCCACCATTCCATATTACCAGGAAATTCAGGAAGAAATTTTAGCATTTATTGAAAGTATCGACATAAAACCGGTATCATGGCTGGACACCGGTTGTGGTACAGGAACTCTTGTTTCCAGGGCCCTGTGTAGATTTCCAGATACTACGTTCACAATTGCAGATCCTTCAGCAGAGATGCTCAAACAAGCTGAAATAAAATTATCTCATGACCGGGTCAGAATTCTTGGACAGTGCAAAACAGAAGACCTTGATACCAGGACCAGGTTCGATATCATAACTGCCATTCAGTGCCATCATTACCTTGATACCGAAACCAGAAAACAGGCAGTTGAAAAGTGTTTTTCACTTCTAAAACAGGGTGGGCTGTATATCACCTCTGAGAACATCAGGCCCCTCTCCCAGGAGGGAGAACGTAACGGGCTTTTATACTGGGGAAAATTTCAGGAAAGGGCTGGAAAGAACTGCGAAGAAGTTAAGGCTCACCTGGCACGATTTGATAAAGAATATCACCCCATTACCATCCCTGAACATCTTGATCTTTACCGGGCAGCAGGGTTTGAAATCGTGGAAATTCTGTGGTACTCCTATATGCAATGCGCTTTTTATGCGATTAAACCTCGAATCAGGTGA
- a CDS encoding DUF3795 domain-containing protein, protein MNSNLTSFCGLCCSDCIPSDSELFSLIDSLDKKLQDIQFEQYAELKSETNEHFNDYSTFLVVLDQIRKLKCNRPCQLEGGKPNCTIRVCAGEKGFSGCWECENRKDCTLLDRLRTIHPHIDEHLDLINRVGPSDWFDMRKEHYRWQVVDRRDNPSD, encoded by the coding sequence ATGAATTCAAACCTGACATCATTTTGTGGCCTGTGCTGTTCAGATTGCATACCTTCAGATTCAGAACTATTTTCCCTGATAGATTCACTGGATAAAAAATTGCAGGATATACAGTTTGAACAGTATGCAGAACTAAAATCAGAAACAAATGAACATTTTAATGACTATTCAACGTTTCTTGTCGTACTGGATCAGATCAGAAAACTCAAGTGTAACCGCCCGTGCCAACTTGAAGGGGGCAAACCCAACTGCACCATACGGGTTTGTGCAGGGGAAAAGGGTTTTTCCGGGTGCTGGGAATGTGAAAACCGCAAAGATTGTACACTTCTTGATCGTCTTCGAACGATTCATCCCCACATCGACGAACACCTCGACCTCATAAACCGGGTGGGTCCATCTGATTGGTTTGATATGAGAAAAGAGCATTACCGGTGGCAGGTGGTGGATCGAAGAGATAACCCATCTGATTAA
- a CDS encoding SdpI family protein, protein MSRIFQMLNSWAGWCPRKDTQTGSAGGSASTQDNPSSGINGPMQKRVTLFRYLTWFMVWLSYLVPLIALRYLPDQIPVHWNLFGVADRFEGKFPGVFWYPVVVTLTTLFLSVLPRIEKLRSGLEKSKDIYQIVIFSVVALLVAMEVITTLTALGTGIRIEVVLPMLFGLLFIVLGSFMPYIKRNPVMGIRLPWTLSDDEVWRRSHERGGPAFVIAGAIMVVFSPIAGLWAILLMLILVIGVSVWVVIDSYKLSRLQVM, encoded by the coding sequence ATGAGCAGAATTTTTCAGATGCTCAATTCCTGGGCTGGCTGGTGTCCTCGCAAAGACACGCAGACGGGCAGTGCTGGAGGCTCTGCAAGTACACAAGATAATCCATCTTCAGGGATAAATGGTCCGATGCAAAAAAGAGTGACATTATTTCGATACCTGACATGGTTCATGGTGTGGCTGTCATATCTGGTACCTCTGATAGCACTCAGGTATCTTCCTGATCAGATACCTGTACATTGGAACCTGTTTGGAGTCGCAGATCGGTTTGAAGGGAAATTCCCCGGTGTTTTCTGGTACCCGGTGGTGGTGACACTTACTACCCTTTTCCTTTCTGTTCTTCCCCGGATTGAAAAATTGAGATCAGGGCTTGAAAAATCAAAAGATATCTACCAGATTGTAATCTTTTCCGTGGTAGCGCTTCTCGTTGCAATGGAAGTGATCACGACGCTTACAGCACTTGGGACCGGGATCCGAATTGAGGTAGTACTGCCTATGCTATTTGGACTGCTTTTTATTGTTCTTGGCAGTTTTATGCCGTATATCAAAAGAAACCCAGTCATGGGTATTCGCCTCCCCTGGACACTCTCTGATGATGAGGTCTGGAGAAGATCACATGAGCGGGGAGGACCGGCGTTTGTAATTGCAGGTGCTATTATGGTTGTTTTCAGTCCGATTGCCGGGTTATGGGCAATACTTCTGATGTTGATTCTTGTAATCGGTGTGTCTGTATGGGTTGTTATTGATTCATACAAACTGTCACGCCTGCAGGTAATGTGA